Proteins from a genomic interval of Callospermophilus lateralis isolate mCalLat2 chromosome 1, mCalLat2.hap1, whole genome shotgun sequence:
- the LOC143642124 gene encoding olfactory receptor 7C2-like, giving the protein MERENQTEADNFVLLGFTDDPDLQSLLFGLLLAMYLVTVLGNLLIILATISDSHLHTPMYFFLSNLSLADIGFTSTTIPKALRNIHTHSKGITFVGCISQVYFFVLFGCQDNLLLTVMAYDRFLAICHPLHYVVIMKSQLCLLMALGSWLVSVLGSLPETLTVLRLSFCTKLKIPHFFCDLPEVLKLACSDTLINNIVVYTVTIVLGVFPLSGILLSYSQIFSSILRISSAEGKYKAFSTCGSHLLVVSLFYGTGLGVYLSSAAAPSSRMSLMASVLYTMLTPMLNPFIYSLRNRDIKVALGRVLSKMVPLN; this is encoded by the coding sequence ATGGAAAGAGAAAACCAAACAGAAGCTGACAACTTCGTCCTCCTGGGATTCACAGACGACCCTGACCTGCAGTCCCTCCTCTTTGGACTGCTTCTGGCCATGTACCTGGTCACTGTGCTGgggaacctgctcatcatcctggccACCATCTCAGACTCCCACCTGCACacgcccatgtacttcttcctctccaacctgtccctggCTGACATTGGCTTCACCTCCACCACCATCCCCAAGGCTCTCAGGAACATCCACACTCACAGCAAAGGGATCACCTTTGTAGGCTGCATCTCACAggtgtatttttttgttttgtttggatgcCAGGATAATTTGCTCCTGACagtgatggcctatgaccgcttCTTGGCCATCTGTCACCCCCTGCACTATGTGGTCATCATGAAGTCACAGCTCTGTCTGCTCATGGCTCTGGGGTCCTGGTTGGTCAGTGTCCTGGGCTCCCTGCCAGAGACCTTGACCGTCTTGAGGCTGTCCTTTTGCACAAAATTGAAAATCCCTCACTTTTTCTGTGATCTTCCTGAGGTTCTGAAGCTCGCCTGCTCCGACACACTCATCAACAACATAGTGGTCTACACTGTTACCATTGTCCTGGGTGTCTTCCCTCTAAGTGGCATCCTCCTCTCCTATTCTCAGATTTTCTCCTCCATCCTGAGGATCTCATCAGCTGAGGGGAAGTacaaagccttctccacctgtgggtCTCACCTCCTGGTGGTCTCCTTGTTCTATGGCACTGGCCTTGGGGTCTACCTCAGTTCTGCTGCTGCACCATCCTCTAGGATGAGTCTCATGGCCTCAGTGCTCTACACCATGCtcacccccatgctgaacccTTTCATCTACAGTCTCAGGAACAGGGACATCAaggtggccctggggagagtcctcaGCAAGATGGTGCCTCTCAACTAA
- the LOC143400189 gene encoding olfactory receptor 7A10-like encodes MESGNNTRVSEFLLLGFSEDSELQPLIFGLFLSMYLVTVLGNLLIILATISNPHLHTPMYFFLSNLSFVDICFTSTTVPKMLVNIQTQSKAITYAGCITQMCLFLVFGELDNFLLAVMAYDRFVAICHPLQYTVIMNPRLCGLLVLVCWILSVLHALLQSLVVLRLSFSPHLEIPHFFCELNQVIQLACSDIFLNNMLMYFIALLLASIALIGILYSYAKIASSIRAISSAQGKYKAFSTCASHLSVVSLFYGTGFGVYLSSAAAQSSPSSATASVMYTVVTPMLNPFIYSLRNKDIKQSLKSLFGG; translated from the coding sequence ATGGAATCAGGAAACAATACAAGGGTCTCAGAATTCCTTCTTCTGGGATTTTCAGAGGACTCAGAACTGCAGCCCCTCATCTTTGGgctgttcctgtccatgtacctggtcactgtgctggggaacctgctcatcatcctggccACCATCTCAAACCCCCACCTGCACacgcccatgtacttcttcctctccaacctgtcctttGTGGACATCTGCTTCACCTCCACCACTGTCCCCAAGATGTTGGTGAACATCCAGACACAGAGCAAGGCCATCACCTATGCAGGCTGCATCACCCAGATGTGCCTTTTCTTAGTTTTTGGAGAGTTGGACAACTTCCTCCTGGCTGTGATGGCCTATGACCGGTTTGTAGCCATCTGCCACCCCCTGCAATACACTGTCATCATGAATCCCAGACTCTGTGGTTTGCTGGTTTTAGTGTGCTGGATCCTGAGTGTCCTGCATGCCCTGTTACAAAGCTTAGTGGTGTTACGACTATCTTTCAGCCCACATTTAGAAATCCCCCACTTTTTCTGTGAACTCAACCAGGTGATCCAACTTGCCTGTTCTGACATCTTCCTTAATAATATGTTGATGTATTTTATTGCCCTGTTGTTGGCTTCTATTGCCCTCATTGGCATCCTTTACTCTTATGCTAAGATAGCTTCCTCCATCCGTGCAATCTCATCAGCTCAAGGCAAGTAtaaagccttctccacctgtgcgTCTCACCTCTCCGTGGTCTCCTTATTTTATGGCACAGGCTTTGGTGTGTACCTGAGTTCTGCTGCAGCCCAGAGCTCACCCTCCAGTGCAACAGCCTCAGTGATGTACACCGTGGtcacccccatgctgaaccccttcatctacagTCTGAGGAACAAGGACATAAAACAATCTCTGAAAAGTCTTTTTGGAGGGTAA
- the LOC143638154 gene encoding olfactory receptor 7A17-like has product MEAQNDTKISEFLLLGISEEPELQPLIFGLFFSMYLVTVTGNLLIILATISDPHLHTPMYFFLSNLSFVDICFTSTTVPKMLVNIQMQSKVITYAGCIIQIYFFALFVGLDNFLLAVMAYDRFVAICHPLHYTLIMSPRLCGFLVLASWFTSALHSLLHSLMVLRLSFSTGLEIPHFFCEPNQVVHRACSDTFLNDLVIYVAAVLLAGGPLGGILYSYSKIISSICAISSAEGKYRAFSTCASHLSVVSLFYCTLLGVYLSSSIAQNAHSSATASVMYTVVTPMLNPFIYSLRNKDIKSALKILFEKL; this is encoded by the coding sequence ATGGAAGCACAAAATGACACAAAAATTTCAGAATTTCTTCTTCTGGGAATTTCAGAGGAACCAGAACTACAGCCCCTCATCTTTGGGCTTTTCTTCTCCATGTACCTGGTCACAGTCACAGGGaatctgcttatcatcctggccaCCATTTCAGACCCCCACCTGCACacgcccatgtacttcttcctctccaacctgtcctttGTGGACATCTGCTTCACCTCCACCACGGTCCCAAAGATGCTGGTGAACATCCAGATGCAAAGTAAAGTCATTACCTATGCAGgctgcattatacagatttacttTTTTGCATTATTTGTAGGACTGGACAATTTCCTTCTGGCTGTGATGGCCTATGACCGGTTTGTGGCCATCTGCCACCCCCTGCACTACACGCTTATCATGAGCCCCAGGCTGTGTGGATTTCTGGTGCTGGCATCCTGGTTCACGAGTGCTCTCCATTCCTTATTGCACAGCTTAATGGTGCTGCGACTGTCCTTCAGCACAGGCTTGGAAATCCCCCACTTTTTCTGTGAACCTAATCAGGTAGTCCACCGAGCCTGTTCTGACACTTTCCTTAATGACCTGGTGATATATGTTGCAGCTGTGCTGCTGGCTGGTGGACCCCTCGGTGGTATCCTTTACTCCTACTCCAAGATCATATCCTCCATCTGTGCCATCTCATCAGCAGAGGGCAAGTACAGAGCCTTCTCCACCTGCGCATCTCACCTCTCCGTGGTCTCCTTATTCTATTGCACACTCCTGGGAGTGTATCTTAGTTCTTCCATTGCCCAAAATGCACACTCAAGTGCCACAGCCTCTGTGATGTACACTGTGGtcacccccatgctgaaccccttcatctaTAGTCTGAGGAATAAGGATATCAAGAGTGCTCTGAAAATACTCTTTGAGAAACTATAA
- the LOC143642125 gene encoding olfactory receptor 7C2-like has translation MERGNQTGNFILLGFTDDPDLQSLFFGLLLAMYLVTVLGNLLIILAVISDSHLHTPMYFFLSNLSLADIGFTSTTIPKALRNIQTHSKGITFSSCISQIYFFVLFGCQDNLLLTVMAYDRFVAICHPLHYVDNMSPWLCLLMALGSWFLSVLGALPGTLTILRLSFCTKIEIPHFFCDLPEILKLACSDTLINNIVVYTVTIILGVFPLTGILFSYSQIFSSILRISSDRGKYKAFSTCGSHLLVVSLFYGTGLGVYLSSVATLSSRIALMASVMYTMVTPMLNPFIYSLRNRDIKVALGRVLSKMVPLSERINAHLL, from the coding sequence ATGGAAAGAGGAAACCAAACAGGCAACTTCATCCTCCTGGGATTCACAGACGACCCTGACCTGCAGTCCCTCTTCTTTGGCCTGCTTCTGGCCATGTACCTGGTCACTGTGCTGGGCaacctgctcatcatcctggctGTCATCTCAGACTCCCACCTGCACacgcccatgtacttcttcctctccaacctgtccctggCTGACATTGGCTTCACCTCCACCACCATCCCCAAGGCTCTCAGGAACATCCAGACTCACAGCAAAGGGATCACCTTTTCCAGCTGCATCTCacagatttatttttttgttttgtttggatgcCAGGACAACTTGCTCCTGACagtgatggcctatgaccgctttGTGGCCATCTGTCACCCCCTGCACTATGTGGACAACATGAGCCCATGGCTCTGTCTGCTCATGGCTCTGGGGTCCTGGTTCCTCAGTGTCCTGGGTGCCCTGCCTGGGACCTTGACCATCTTGAGGCTGTCCTTTTGCACCAAAATAGAAATCCCTCACTTTTTCTGTGATCTTCCTGAAATCCTGAAGCTCGCCTGCTCTGACACACTCATCAACAACATAGTGGTGTACACTGTGACCATCATTCTGGGTGTCTTCCCTCTCACTGGCATCCTCTTCTCTTACTCTCAGATTTTCTCCTCCATCCTGAGGATCTCATCAGACAGGGGCAAGTacaaagccttctccacctgtgggtCTCACCTCCTGGTGGTCTCCTTGTTCTATGGCACTGGCCTTGGGGTCTACCTAAGTTCTGTAGCCACACTGTCATCTAGGATAGCTCTGATGGCCTCAGTGATGTACACCATGGtcacccccatgctgaacccTTTCATCTACAGTCTGAGGAACAGGGACATCAaggtggccctggggagagtcctcaGCAAGATGGTGCCTCTCAGTGAAAGGATCAACGCACATCTCCTCTGA